The Fragaria vesca subsp. vesca linkage group LG2, FraVesHawaii_1.0, whole genome shotgun sequence genome includes a window with the following:
- the LOC101310774 gene encoding uncharacterized protein LOC101310774, with amino-acid sequence MVESVSDQEQSRAKWTTFSTKIFADLLVEQIRKGNRGSGAFTKLAWKIIRDEFNKQTGLNFDKQQLKNHLDVLRKRYNSVKAILDHTGFSWDVAQYMVLAEDDVWQEYIEAHPEADIIRKRGCDIYEQLCFIFSSDSGINEKHAISISGTASHQMNDEQSRAKWSMPLEKVFADLMLEQVAQGNRSNNAFSNKAWKYIHHEFNRQTGLNYDKQQLKNHHGVLRRSYHSVKSLLDQDGFSWDKSRCMVIAASDVWANYIEKHPEIESVRVKGCPLFEQLDSIFSEPGSAGNCGVPQVPQTQIAVFQMDTLPSEDQSKQDQSRAKWTVALDRILINLLMEQTRQNKMSNKKAWKHIQNEFNHRTGLKFDGEQLRNHQNVLRRVYNNIKTVLDQGSFSWDESRHVVVADDEVWEKYIMAHPEAETVRNKDCPIFKELCILFSDPRSEGRHVQSSHVVKLDQQKVEMDGTPETASDSAEPAVDEASSRLSEEVNMSSGRNKRHSLLQPLISSTRQRRRVCKETSQTGINDVSQHEEGNKTVAAALVAAQSGDRFSISSCIEVLNEMVGVDQEVYLAALDLFQDPDRRETFICIKSDIKLAWLKAKCKSLV; translated from the exons ATGGTTGAGAGTGTGTCAGATCAAGAACAATCAAGAGCCAAATGGACTACATTTTCCACTAAGATATTTGCGGATTTGCTGGTTGAGCAAATCCGCAAAGGAAATAGGGGTAGTGGTGCTTTTACAAAGTTAGCTTGGAAGATTATAAGAGATGAGTTCAATAAGCAGACTGGTCTCAATTTTGATAAGCAGCAATTGAAGAACCACCTTGATGTCCTCAGGAAGAGGTATAATTCGGTGAAGGCGATTCTTGATCACACTGGTTTTAGTTGGGATGTTGCTCAGTATATGGTGCTGGCTGAAGATGATGTATGGCAAGAGTACATTGAG GCACATCCTGAGGCTGACATTATCAGAAAAAGGGGCTGTGATATATATGAACAGCTTTGCTTTATATTCTCATCAGATTCTGGAATCAATGAGAAACATGCCATTTCTATTTCAGGAACAGCGTCGCATCAG ATGAATGATGAGCAATCCAGGGCTAAGTGGAGTATGCCGCTTGAGAAGGTATTTGCGGATTTGATGCTTGAGCAGGTTGCTCAAGGGAATAGGTCGAACAATGCTTTTAGTAATAAAGCATGGAAGTATATACACCATGAGTTTAATAGGCAAACAGGTTTAAATTACGATAAGCAGCAGTTGAAGAATCATCATGGTGTCTTGAGAAGGTCTTACCATAGTGTTAAGTCACTGCTTGATCAGGATGGCTTTAGTTGGGACAAGTCCCGGTGCATGGTGATTGCTGCGAGTGATGTGTGGGCAAATTATATTGAG AAGCATCCTGAAATTGAGTCAGTAAGAGTCAAAGGCTGCCCACTTTTCGAACAGTTGGACAGCATATTTTCCGAGCCAGGCAGTGCTGGAAATTGTGGAGTGCCTCAAGTCCCTCAAACACAAATAGCTGTTTTCCAG ATGGATACTCTTCCCAGTGAAGATCAATCCAAGCAAGATCAATCAAGAGCAAAGTGGACTGTGGCTCTGGATAGAATACTCATAAACTTGTTGATGGAGCAAACTCGACAGAATAAGATGTCTAATAAGAAGGCATGGAAACATATACAAAATGAATTCAATCACAGAACTGGTTTAAAATTTGATGGGGAACAGTTGAGGAATCACCAAAATGTTCTTAGAAGGGTGTATAATAACATAAAGACAGTTCTTGATCAAGGCAGTTTTAGTTGGGATGAGTCTCGGCATGTGGTTGTGGCTGATGATGAAGTGTGGGAGAAGTACATTATG GCACATCCCGAGGCTGAAACAGTCAGGAACAAGGACTGCCCGATTTTTAAAGAGTTATGCATATTATTTTCTGATCCAAGATCAGAGGGAAGACACGTTCAATCAAGTCATGTTGTGAAGTTGGATCAACAAAAAGTGGAAATGGATGGCACTCCTGAAACTGCAAGTGATTCTGCTGAACCTGCAGTAGACGAGGCATCATCACGCTTATCCGAGGAAGTGAATATGTCTAGTGGAAGAAACAAGCGCCATAGTTTGTTACAACCGCTTATAAGCTCAACTCGCCAGAGGAGGCGAGTGTGTAAGGAAACTAGTCAGACTGGCATCAACGACGTCTCCCAACATGAGGAGGGAAACAAGACAGTAGCTGCAGCATTAGTAGCAGCACAGAGTGGTGACCGATTCTCGATATCTAGTTGCATTGAAGTGTTGAATGAGATGGTAGGGGTGGATCAAGAGGTTTATCTAGCTGCTTTGGATTTGTTCCAGGATCCAGATCGCAGAGAAACATTTATATGCATCAAAAGTGATATCAAATTGGCATGGCTCAAGGCCAAGTGTAAATCTCTTGTGTAA
- the LOC101310487 gene encoding uncharacterized protein LOC101310487, whose protein sequence is MDNEGGVQPKQERSRTRWTPALDKTFAELVIKQIQLGNRPNNVFDKKTWNIIRDEFNRLTDLNFNNNQLRKHLDVLRTRFYSLKSAYDQPNDYALEDPCCIEFDHLWADLGAQQPRAETSKVKDCPIYDQLCTIFTDSAADGKYAQSSHYEGLDKSAGTDNVGFSSCPLSEAPHSENTPSSRPVQGNLLFAEKVTKLVVERKRKRTSDAQASESQSRRDQETCDTMAKALQDMIAASKLRTAATMPRDDKFSISNCIRALDEIKDVDEQRYFAAVDLFDNPNLRETFISLKGDHIRLTWLQGKCSKTAYS, encoded by the exons ATGGATAATGAAGGTGGTGTTCAACCGAAGCAAGAACGTTCGAGGACGAGGTGGACACCAGCCCTTGACAAGACATTTGCAGAGTTGGTTATTAAGCAGATTCAGTTGGGGAACAGGCCAAACAATGTTTTCGATAAGAAAACATGGAATATTATCCGCGATGAGTTTAACAGGCTAACGGATCTCAACTTCAACAACAATCAGTTGAGGAAGCACCTGGACGTTCTAAGGACACGCTTCTACAGTCTGAAGTCGGCTTATGATCAACCTAATGACTATGCTTTGGAAGATCCGTGTTGTATCGAGTTTGATCATCTATGGGCAGACCTAGGG GCACAGCAGCCGAGGGCTGAAACTTCTAAAGTAAAGGATTGTCCCATATATGATCAGCTGTGCACAATATTCACAGACTCAGCAGCTGATGGGAAATACGCTCAATCTAGTCATTATGAAGGGTTAGACAAGTCGGCAGGAACGGACAATGTAGGTTTCAGTTCCTGTCCTCTCAGTGAAGCCCCTCACTCTGAAAATACACCATCCTCAAGACCTGTGCAAGGAAATTTGTTATTTGCAGAAAAGGTTACCAAGCTTGTAGTAGAGAGGAAAAGGAAGCGTACATCTGATGCACAGGCTTCTGAGAGTCAAAGCAGAAGAGATCAAGAAACATGTGATACTATGGCAAAAGCCCTACAAGATATGATTGCAGCCTCAAAGCTGAGGACAGCCGCAACAATGCCTAGAGATGACAAGTTTAGCATAAGTAATTGTATAAGAGCATTGGACGAGATAAAAGACGTTGACGAACAGCGTTACTTTGCTGCAGTTGACCTGTTTGATAACCCTAATTTAAGGGAGACATTCATCTCTCTAAAAGGTGATCATATACGGTTGACGTGGTTGCAAGGGAAGTGCAGTAAAACTGCCTACAGTTAG
- the LOC101310189 gene encoding probable diphthine synthase-like, which translates to MLYIVGLGLGNEKDITLRGLEAVQKSDKIFIEAYTSLLSFGLSSDGLSTLEKLYGKPVILADRETVEEKADEILSAAADSDVAFLVVGDPFGATTHTDLVVRAKKLGIDVKVVHNASVMNAVGVCGLQLYHYGETVSIPFFTDTWRPDSFYEKIQKNRGLGLHTLCLLDIRVKEPTLESLCRGKKQYEPPRYMSVNTAIEQLLEVEQNQGENAYGEDTMCVGFARLGSEDQKIVAGTMKQLESVDFGAPLHCLVIVGKTHPVEEEMLDFYRTV; encoded by the exons ATGTTGTACATAGTTGGACTTGGATTGGGGAACGAGAAAGACATCACTTTGAGAGGTTTAGAAGCAGTTCAGAAATCTGACAAGATTTTCATCGAAGCCTACACTTCTCTTCTCTCTTTTGGTCTCTCCTCCGATGGTCTTTCCACTCTG GAAAAGTTGTACGGAAAACCGGTGATACTTGCTGATAGAGAAACCGTGGAGGAAAAGGCTGATGAAATTTTAAGTGCAGCTGCTGATTCTGACGTGGCTTTCCTTGTTGTTGGGGATCCTTTTGG AGCTACAACTCACACTGATCTAGTAGTTCGAGCTAAGAAGTTGGGGATTGATGTCAAAGTGGTGCACAATGCATCGGTTATGAATGCGGTGGGAGTCTGTGGCTTACAGCTCTACCACTATGGAGAGACAGTTTCGATACCGTTCTTTACGGATACATGGAGACCTGATAGTTTTTATGAGAAGATTCAGAAAAATCGTGGGCTTGGACTACATACTCTCTGCCTGTTAG ATATACGAGTGAAAGAACCCACCCTGGAATCCTTATGCAG AGGAAAGAAGCAGTATGAACCACCTAGATATATGTCAGTAAACACTGCAATTGAACAGCTTTTGGAGGTCGAGCAAAACCAAGGAGAAAATG CATATGGTGAAGACACCATGTGTGTTGGGTTTGCTCGGCTAGGAAGTGAGGATCAGAAGATAGTTGCTGGTACAATGAAGCAACTGGAATCAGTTGATTTTGGTGCACCTCTCCATTGCCTTGTCATAGTAGGCAAGACCCACCCAGTGGAAGAAGAAATGCTGGACTTCTACAGAACTGTATGA
- the LOC101311067 gene encoding endoglucanase 10-like, which translates to MGAKQDSKGCKWLSWFIVFVVLAVIAGAVALVMIKKKQNDKDNEVPTMGPPGAVVDKYSDALKTAMQFFDIQKSGKLVNNKISWRGDSGLKDGEDVKVDLSKGMYDAGDHMKFGFPMAFTATVLSWSILEYGDHMDKVDQLEKAQDSLKWITDYLVKAHPDDNVLYIQVGDPKADHECWNRPEDMTGDRPVIQVNTTAPGTEVAAETAAAMASASLVFKKSNPTYSDTLLDHAKKLFTFANENRGSYSKSIPDVQKFYNSTGYGDELLWAAGWLYHATGDNTYLDFVTGDGVEFAGFGKPSWFSWDSKLAGAQVLLSRLTFFGGNKDNSVLQKYKSTAEAVMCGLLPKSPTATTSRTKDGLIWISEWNALQHPVASSFLAVVYSDYMLTSKTAKLTCNGDSFKPADIRKFAISQIEYVLGNNPMKMSYLVGYGDNYPKYVHHRGASIPADAKPSCSDGFKYFKSSDPNPNVATGALVGGPFLNETYHDIRDNARQGEPSTYNSAVLVGLLSSLVTTSSVLESLTSYPAM; encoded by the exons ATGGGAGCCAAACAGGACTCCAAGGGCTGCAAATGGCTGAGCTGGTTCATCGTCTTCGTCGTCCTCGCCGTCATCGCCGGCGCCGTCGCTCTCGTCATGATAAAAAAGAAGCAGAACGATAAAGACAATGAGGTTCCGACTATGGGCCCGCCCGGCGCCGTCGTCGACAAATACTCCGACGCCCTCAAAACCGCTATGCAGTTCTTCGACATCCAAAAAT CTGGGAAGTTGGTGAATAACAAGATTTCGTGGAGAGGCGATTCGGGGTTGAAAGACGGGGAGGATGTGAAAGTGGACTTGTCGAAGGGAATGTACGACGCAGGAGACCACATGAAGTTTGGTTTTCCGATGGCGTTCACTGCTACGGTTTTGTCTTGGTCGATTTTGGAGTATGGTGACCATATGGATAAGGTGGATCAGTTGGAGAAGGCGCAAGATTCGCTTAAGTGGATCACTGACTATCTTGTCAAGGCTCATCCTGATGACAATGTGCTCTACATTCAG GTGGGTGACCCTAAAGCGGACCATGAGTGTTGGAATAGGCCTGAAGACATGACCGGGGATAGGCCAGTCATCCAGGTGAACACAACTGCCCCGGGGACTGAGGTTGCAGCTGAAACAGCTGCTGCTATGGCTTCGGCATCTCTGGTGTTTAAGAAGAGCAATCCCACGTATTCGGATACTCTTCTCGACCATGCCAAGAAGTTGTTTACTTTTGCCAATGAAAATAGAGGGTCTTACAGTAAGAGCATCCCCGATGTTCAGAAATTTTACAATTCGACAGGTTATGGAGATGAGCTTCTGTGGGCAGCCGGGTGGCTTTATCATGCAACTGGGGATAATACTTACCTCGACTTCGTGACAGGAGATGGAGTAGAGTTTGCTGGTTTTGGTAAGCCATCATGGTTCAGTTGGGACAGCAAGCTTGCAGGAGCACAG GTTTTGCTATCCAGGTTGACCTTCTTTGGTGGAAACAAAGACAATTCAGTGCTTCAAAAGTACAAGAGCACAGCTGAGGCTGTTATGTGCGGCCTCCTGCCAAAGTCTCCAACTGCCACTACCAGCCGAACGAAGG ATGGCCTGATATGGATCAGTGAATGGAATGCTCTGCAGCATCCCGTTGCTTCTTCATTCTTGGCTGTTGTTTACAGTGACTATATGCTCACCTCTAAGACAGCCAAACTAACTTGCAATGGAGATTCGTTTAAGCCAGCAGATATTCGGAAATTTGCTATATCTCAG ATTGAGTACGTCTTGGGAAACAATCCTATGAAAATGAGCTATCTTGTTGGGTATGGGGATAATTATCCAAAATACGTCCACCATAGAGGAGCTTCAATCCCAGCTGATGCAAAGCCTAGCTGCAGTGACGGCTTCAAGTACTTTAAATCAAGTGACCCCAATCCTAATGTAGCTACTGGAGCACTTGTAGGGGGGCCATTCCTAAATGAAACTTACCATGACATCCGTGACAATGCCAGGCAAGGGGAGCCTAGCACATATAATAGTGCCGTCTTAGTTGGCCTCCTATCAAGTTTGGTCACCACCTCTTCTGTACTTGAATCACTCACCTCCTATCCTGCTATGTAA
- the LOC101311543 gene encoding HBS1-like protein-like — MAQLNLAIVGHVDSGKSTLSGRLLHLLGRISKKEMHKNEKEAKSQGKGSFAYARALDESTEERERGITMSVAVAYFDSKNYKVVMLDSPGHKDFVPNMISGATQADAAILVVDGSNGAFEAGMKGGQTKEHAQIIKSFGVKQIIVAVNKMDVVGYSKDRFDEIKHTLGTFLLRSCRFEESSVCWVPLSAMDNQNLVSAPCDERLLSWYSGPCLLDAIDSFQPPTRESEKSLLMPICDVIKSSRGQVSACGKLQAGTLQNGLKVRVMPSGELGTVRSLERDGSQSCSTATAGDNVAVTLQGIDVHHVRAGGVLCDPDVPVAFARHLELNVQLLDGAQPMLAGSQLEFHIHHAKEAARVVKIAGLLDPKTLKVAKRSPRCLLAKQVAVVEVLLQGPVCVAEYSKCRSLGSVSLRALGNTVALGKVTRVIEEQK, encoded by the coding sequence ATGGCTCAACTCAATCTAGCCATAGTTGGACATGTCGACTCAGGCAAATCGACTCTCTCTGGTAGACTGCTTCATCTATTGGGACGGATATCCAAAAAGGAAATGCACAAAAATGAGAAAGAGGCAAAGTCACAGGGGAAGGGGTCCTTTGCCTATGCTAGGGCGCTGGACGAGAGCACAGAAGAAAGAGAAAGAGGTATAACTATGAGTGTTGCTGTTGCATATTTTGACTCCAAAAACTACAAGGTTGTTATGCTGGACTCCCCTGGGCATAAAGACTTTGTTCCGAACATGATCTCCGGCGCAACACAAGCTGATGCTGCAATACTTGTTGTTGATGGTTCGAATGGTGCATTTGAAGCTGGTATGAAGGGAGGACAGACTAAGGAGCATGCACAGATCATCAAAAGCTTCGGTGTTAAGCAGATTATAGTTGCTGTAAATAAGATGGATGTTGTTGGTTACTCAAAGGATAGATTTGATGAAATAAAACACACACTAGGAACATTTCTCTTGCGTTCCTGTCGTTTTGAGGAGTCCTCGGTGTGTTGGGTTCCATTGAGTGCCATGGATAATCAGAACTTGGTGTCAGCTCCTTGTGATGAACGTTTGTTGTCTTGGTATAGCGGACCTTGCTTGTTGGATGCCATTGATTCATTTCAACCTCCTACGAGAGAGTCTGAGAAGTCACTGCTCATGCCTATATGTGATGTCATTAAATCGTCTAGAGGGCAGGTTTCTGCTTGTGGTAAACTGCAGGCTGGAACTCTTCAAAATGGACTTAAGGTTCGTGTTATGCCTTCTGGAGAATTGGGAACTGTCCGGTCTTTAGAACGTGATGGCTCTCAGTCATGTTCGACTGCTACAGCTGGTGATAATGTGGCTGTTACTCTACAAGGGATTGATGTTCATCATGTGAGGGCAGGAGGTGTGCTCTGTGACCCTGATGTTCCAGTTGCATTTGCGAGACATTTGGAATTGAATGTGCAACTTTTGGACGGGGCACAGCCTATGTTGGCTGGCTCTCAGCTGGAGTTTCACATACATCATGCAAAGGAGGCAGCAAGAGTCGTGAAAATAGCAGGATTACTTGATCCGAAGACTCTTAAAGTGGCGAAAAGGTCTCCTCGATGTCTTCTTGCAAAGCAGGTAGCTGTTGTAGAAGTACTACTGCAAGGGCCAGTTTGTGTGGCAGAGTACTCTAAATGTAGATCTCTAGGGAGTGTATCTTTGAGAGCATTAGGGAATACTGTGGCCCTCGGCAAGGTAACGCGAGTAATCGAGGAGCAGAAGTAG